A DNA window from Methanomassiliicoccus luminyensis B10 contains the following coding sequences:
- a CDS encoding Eco57I restriction-modification methylase domain-containing protein, whose amino-acid sequence MVESLFAGRIPCAESTVLDPGCGEGAFIGGIIRWCERNDVPNPRISGVDSDPRRVEAAKKRYGHCPGVRIALRDFLMEENERYDYIIGNPPYVPITQLSESEKAAYRGKYRTAIQRFDLYLLFFEEALNNLNKGGRLVFITPEKFIYVDTAAPLRKILTKMNVEELRMVSEETFGDLVAYPTISTVTKSENEHHTRVVHRDGSERTVDLPSDGGSWLPVMNGHFHHVSAAVLADVCVRISCGVATGADSIYVLETSHLPDELTGFAHPTVAGRQIDSRKGTMTLQDCMLVPYERSGKLMKETELGALKAYLKEPERQNRLKARTCVKRRAWYAFHENPPMTELLQPKILCKDIGEVPTFVIDRKGDLIPRHTVYYIIPKDPSKMEELTSYLNGPVAREWLTANCQRAANGFLRVQSQVLKKLPVPAELAPKSEGNGGFF is encoded by the coding sequence ATGGTCGAATCCTTATTCGCTGGACGCATTCCATGCGCCGAAAGCACCGTTCTGGACCCCGGGTGCGGCGAGGGAGCGTTCATAGGGGGCATCATCAGGTGGTGCGAGAGGAACGACGTCCCCAACCCGCGCATCTCAGGGGTGGACTCCGATCCCCGCCGCGTCGAGGCGGCGAAGAAGCGCTACGGGCACTGCCCGGGCGTCAGGATCGCGCTGCGCGACTTCCTGATGGAAGAGAACGAGCGATACGACTATATCATCGGCAACCCCCCGTATGTGCCGATCACTCAACTGTCCGAATCGGAGAAGGCTGCGTACCGGGGCAAGTACCGCACCGCCATCCAGCGCTTCGACCTGTACCTCCTGTTCTTCGAGGAGGCATTGAACAATCTCAACAAGGGCGGCCGGCTGGTTTTCATCACCCCCGAGAAGTTCATCTATGTCGACACCGCCGCCCCTCTGCGAAAGATCCTGACCAAGATGAACGTCGAGGAGCTCCGCATGGTCTCAGAGGAGACCTTCGGCGACTTGGTGGCGTACCCAACGATTTCGACGGTGACAAAAAGTGAGAATGAGCACCACACCCGGGTCGTTCACCGCGACGGGTCTGAGCGCACCGTTGACCTTCCGTCAGATGGCGGTTCCTGGCTGCCCGTCATGAACGGTCATTTCCATCATGTATCAGCTGCTGTCCTTGCAGATGTATGCGTGAGGATCAGCTGCGGTGTGGCTACGGGAGCGGATTCCATCTATGTACTGGAAACATCGCACCTTCCCGACGAACTCACCGGGTTCGCCCATCCCACGGTGGCGGGGAGGCAGATCGATTCCCGCAAGGGCACCATGACCCTCCAGGATTGCATGCTTGTTCCCTATGAGCGGAGTGGCAAGCTGATGAAAGAGACCGAGCTAGGCGCCCTCAAGGCATACCTGAAGGAGCCGGAGAGGCAGAATCGCTTGAAGGCCCGCACCTGTGTCAAGAGGAGGGCTTGGTACGCATTCCATGAGAACCCTCCTATGACCGAACTACTCCAGCCCAAGATCCTGTGCAAGGACATCGGCGAGGTGCCTACATTCGTCATTGACCGCAAGGGCGACCTGATACCGCGACACACGGTCTATTACATCATCCCTAAGGACCCCAGCAAGATGGAGGAGCTAACCAGTTACCTCAACGGACCGGTCGCTCGGGAGTGGCTCACGGCGAATTGCCAGCGGGCCGCCAACGGGTTCCTCAGGGTGCAAAGTCAGGTCCTCAAGAAGTTGCCTGTCCCCGCCGAGCTCGCGCCTAAATCTGAGGGCAATGGTGGATTCTTTTGA
- a CDS encoding CxxC-x17-CxxC domain-containing protein: protein MYGNKREGGYSREPREMHDVKCSDCGAQTQVPFKPTEGRPVYCRDCFQKHKPRDRF from the coding sequence ATGTACGGAAACAAGAGAGAAGGCGGCTACAGCCGCGAACCGCGCGAAATGCATGACGTAAAGTGCTCCGACTGTGGAGCCCAGACCCAGGTACCTTTCAAGCCGACCGAGGGAAGGCCGGTATACTGCAGGGACTGCTTCCAGAAGCACAAGCCCAGGGACAGGTTCTAA
- a CDS encoding ketopantoate reductase family protein — protein sequence MKILIYGAGVIGSIFAAKLSLSGQDITVLARGKRLQEIRDAGIVLRSPETRKEEVVRVKTIESLPPGEKYDYILLAMQRTQVDAVLEHLSQNSTENIVFIVNTAAGYDEWKNAVGTERLLIGFPSAGGERNDGVVSYFIGRGLVRMFQTTTFGEISGERTGRVDDLIEIFNLAGIPSVFCSDMDAWQKTHVSLVTCIANALYGHDCDNRKLAASWSDVEEMVLGIKEGFIVLRKLGIRPTPRKLIFFRLPTCVLTAFFKIIMGTKIAEITMAKHCMVAKTEMIALQGEFDQLIEKSGVKTPHIDLLRSNLAKPTPGEKASHK from the coding sequence GTGAAAATTCTCATTTATGGAGCGGGGGTCATAGGCAGCATCTTTGCTGCAAAGCTCAGCCTTTCGGGTCAGGATATAACGGTTCTAGCCCGAGGAAAGCGCCTACAGGAAATAAGGGATGCGGGAATCGTGCTCCGTAGCCCAGAAACACGTAAGGAAGAGGTTGTACGGGTAAAGACCATCGAGAGCCTCCCTCCCGGCGAAAAATATGACTATATCCTCCTCGCGATGCAAAGGACACAGGTAGATGCAGTTCTGGAACACCTGTCTCAGAATAGCACCGAAAACATCGTGTTCATCGTCAACACCGCCGCAGGCTATGACGAGTGGAAAAACGCTGTCGGCACGGAACGCCTGTTGATCGGCTTCCCCTCCGCGGGCGGGGAACGAAACGACGGTGTCGTCAGCTATTTCATTGGCAGGGGCCTGGTGAGGATGTTCCAGACGACAACCTTCGGTGAGATCTCCGGAGAAAGGACTGGGAGGGTTGATGACCTTATCGAGATTTTCAACCTCGCGGGCATTCCATCCGTGTTCTGTTCTGATATGGACGCATGGCAGAAAACGCATGTATCTTTAGTCACGTGCATAGCAAACGCGCTGTATGGCCATGACTGCGACAACAGGAAACTTGCCGCCTCCTGGAGCGATGTTGAGGAGATGGTGCTCGGCATCAAAGAAGGGTTTATCGTGCTAAGAAAGCTCGGTATCCGACCGACACCGAGGAAACTGATTTTTTTCAGGCTTCCCACTTGTGTTCTGACGGCATTTTTCAAGATAATCATGGGCACTAAGATCGCGGAGATCACTATGGCAAAGCACTGCATGGTGGCGAAAACGGAGATGATCGCCCTACAGGGTGAATTTGACCAGCTTATAGAAAAGAGCGGAGTGAAAACACCACATATCGATCTCTTGAGAAGTAATCTGGCAAAGCCGACCCCAGGGGAAAAAGCATCACACAAGTAA
- a CDS encoding methylated-DNA--[protein]-cysteine S-methyltransferase, which yields MYYSTTYPSPIGTITLACDGNNLVGLWLEGQRYHGKTMPEEIVEKNDMPIFDAAKRWLDRYFAGERPTISELPLAPRGSEFRQGVWDILCEIPYGEVITYGDIAKKMAVKMNKKRMSSQAVGGAVGHNPISIIIPCHRVVGSNGSLTGYGGGIGTKIKLLELERVDMSSLFVPKKGTAL from the coding sequence ATGTATTATTCAACAACTTACCCATCACCCATAGGCACAATTACGCTTGCATGTGATGGCAACAATCTTGTCGGATTATGGCTTGAAGGACAAAGATATCATGGGAAGACCATGCCTGAAGAAATAGTAGAGAAAAACGACATGCCGATATTTGACGCCGCAAAAAGATGGCTGGACAGGTATTTTGCAGGCGAGAGACCCACTATTTCTGAATTGCCGTTAGCCCCCAGGGGCAGCGAATTTCGTCAAGGGGTATGGGACATTTTATGCGAGATACCGTATGGCGAGGTCATCACCTACGGCGACATCGCAAAAAAGATGGCCGTAAAAATGAACAAAAAGAGAATGTCCAGCCAAGCAGTGGGTGGGGCTGTTGGACATAATCCTATCTCCATTATAATCCCATGTCACCGGGTGGTGGGGTCAAACGGCAGCCTGACCGGTTATGGTGGGGGCATTGGAACGAAAATAAAATTGCTTGAGCTGGAGCGTGTCGACATGTCCTCTTTATTTGTGCCTAAGAAGGGTACTGCGCTCTAA
- a CDS encoding SRPBCC domain-containing protein: protein MPSEQTTSNDNFGGSLSSAFLSRVLETYIDIEAPPQQVWEVLLDFPSWREWNPFIPSVDGSLVVGERILIKVVPPGRKPMEFKPEVFVVRPCEEIIWGGSFLWVMYRGDHAFLLESLPGGGTRFRQRERFRGPMTLFMTRMIKDTEKGYYQMNQALKRRVEAKGLHRD, encoded by the coding sequence ATGCCCTCAGAGCAAACCACATCCAACGACAATTTCGGTGGAAGCTTATCCTCGGCCTTTCTGTCGCGCGTTCTAGAGACCTATATTGATATCGAAGCGCCGCCTCAGCAAGTGTGGGAGGTGCTCCTTGACTTCCCCTCGTGGAGGGAATGGAATCCCTTCATCCCGTCGGTCGATGGATCTCTTGTGGTCGGAGAGCGCATCCTCATCAAGGTCGTCCCTCCCGGAAGGAAGCCCATGGAGTTCAAGCCCGAGGTCTTCGTCGTGCGGCCCTGCGAAGAGATCATTTGGGGCGGGAGCTTCCTTTGGGTGATGTACCGTGGTGACCATGCCTTCCTTCTCGAGTCGCTGCCCGGAGGAGGAACGCGCTTCCGGCAGCGGGAGAGGTTCCGGGGACCCATGACTCTCTTCATGACCCGCATGATCAAGGATACGGAGAAAGGATACTACCAGATGAACCAGGCGCTCAAGCGGAGAGTTGAGGCTAAAGGCCTGCACCGCGATTAG
- the bfr gene encoding bacterioferritin has protein sequence MKGDPKLIDTLNSLLADELTAINQYIVHAEMCEDWGFGKLHHSFEKRAIDEMKHAEKLIGRILFLEGTPIVTKLRDIHIGSEVPKQVENDRVSEMGAIKAYNEAIILAGELKDYATRDILVQILNDEDRHMDEIEELQDQMEHMTIPVFLSTQVE, from the coding sequence ATGAAGGGAGACCCAAAGCTGATCGACACCTTGAATTCCTTGCTCGCTGACGAGCTGACCGCGATCAACCAGTACATCGTCCACGCGGAGATGTGCGAGGACTGGGGCTTCGGCAAGTTGCACCACAGCTTTGAAAAGCGGGCTATCGACGAGATGAAGCACGCTGAGAAGCTTATCGGAAGGATCCTCTTCCTCGAGGGCACGCCCATCGTGACCAAGCTGAGGGACATACACATCGGCAGCGAGGTTCCCAAGCAGGTGGAGAACGACCGCGTTTCCGAGATGGGCGCGATCAAGGCCTACAATGAGGCCATCATACTCGCGGGCGAGCTGAAGGATTACGCCACCCGGGACATCCTTGTGCAGATCCTCAACGACGAGGACCGCCACATGGACGAGATCGAGGAGCTGCAGGACCAGATGGAGCACATGACGATCCCCGTCTTCCTGTCGACCCAGGTGGAATAA